The genomic window ATACAATAAATTCTAAGAAATTACTTACtacaaggaaaaataaaaaacccaaGATTAATTAGTACTATAACTGAAAACAAATAGGACTAGTACTTTGCaatttataataaaacaaaattacagcATTGAAACACCAAAACCTCCATctcccacacacacacaccctaTTGGTTTTGCCACCTTTGTCTTTTTTGTCATCAAAATACAAACCTTGTTCCCATTAGCTGAAACCCAGTGCCCAAAAAATGACTACTGAATACtatacaaaaaaaactaatcttAAATAGAATCCTTGTTGATTACATTTAAAgggttttaaatttaaataaaagtcTACAATTGAGACATAGTAATTGTTTAGTGTTTATTGTAGACGCCACAATTGAGACTGTATGAGCCACATTTGACTGTAATTCTCTACAATATCAAATATTGTGATACGACAATAACTATTACCGCGTCtgctatttaaaaccttgactTCTAAAATCTAATGCTTTTACGGTAACCTCCTTGAGAAACTACCGGGCCCGTGTTGGCTATTGAGCTTCCGAGAAGGTGGTGATGGCGGTTGCGAGGAAGAGGAGAATGATGAAGAGGAGGAGGAAGATAAAATATCAACAAGGAGGTGAGTGAAAGCCTGCACAAtatatttgtgagtatgtgtagGATTTAGAGCAAGATAGCATAAAAGAAGCTCATGAAGATAATCCCAATCATTAGTAACATCAAACACTTGTTGTTGAGATTGAATCATTTCCTGCATAGAACATAGGAAATCATCATAAGGGTTTATAGAGTATTTTGGTACTCTCTTCACACTACCTCCTTTTGGTATCAACGAGTTGCAGGGTTGAGTGTTGTTGAAGGGAGACTCTGTTTCTGTGATGGATTTGGAGCTGCCTGGGGAGGAGAAGAAGAATCTTTGGGATGCAAAGGCGGAGGCGAAGTCCGGTGGTGGAAGTTCCGTGGTGTCGTCGTAGAAGTAGTCTTCGGCTTCGTCGCGGTGGTGGCTGTAGGTGGTGTTGAAATGGTGGAAAGTGTAAGGTGGTGATTGTGATGGAGATGTagtaatagtagtagtagtagtagtagtgtgTTGTGGGTTAGGTTGGGAGAGAATTGTGGGGTATTTGAGCTTGAAGAAACAGAGGTGTAGTTGTTTAGAGAATAGACTTGGCATTTTTGCACAATGAGTGAGTGAGAGAAAACAGAGAGAGAGATTTAGTGCTTGTGTAAAGTGCTTATATTATATAGGCACCATGGGTTACATTATTAATGTAGTAGTTTTATAACTTTATTCCACAAACAAAGTTTGTAGTAGCTAGGTTTCAACTTTTTCTTAAGACAAAATTCTCATGAGGTGAATACTCCAGTACATATTACTTGGATATGTATCGGTATACGATTTAGGTGGATGATTGTGATTGgttcataaataatatttaatatagaaaaattaataaatattatttgtaaatCGATCAGAATCATCCACCTCAACAAATGTATCAGTACATATCATCCACCTCAACAAATGTAGTTGTCATATTTACATAATATGTGtattaaataattcatcttCTCGTAAATTACTACCCATTCTTATGTTTTTATGAGAAAATGGATGATGTATGTACAATAACTTTTTGAACATTGGTGTGACGTGTTTGTGGATTGAGTTGGGTCGGTTTTAGTTAAACATTTTATTCGATCCGATTGAAGTTATTTATGTTATTAGGTTGAGTGTAAAACCTGTATATTTTATGACAAGTTCAAACTAACCTAACATGATGTGACCTAACAAGTGTCGCGGATGTATAAAAAAAGTGGGGGTTTGGAACGCCTGCCGTAAACAAAACACACGGTTTCATGCTGTTTCGAATCTCAGCCGTTAATTTATGATGAGACGTTCCatattaaatacaaaaaaaaagtaacactGAAAAAATCTCATCTGTCATATCGTGATCGGACGGTTCAGATGCATTACTACGTCATTGAAAGAGTGCTTATAGCATTGGCTCAACTAtcactctattttaaatattactctattttaaatattctcttcttcttcttttttctttctaggTTTCATTTAGAGTAGGTAATTTTATTTGAAGTGAGTCAAATATTAAATGTGAATACCTTCCTCAGTTAGAATTGGAACATTAattttcttcattctcattgatcatttgtttaagaaatttaaaacgAATACCACTTAAACTAATTtattgttagttgttagttaATCTAAAATGATTAAGTTGAGCTCTTTAGTTTTTTAGGAATTTGCTAGAGGTGAAGCATGCGTGATAACTGACAAAGATAAAAATCCATATAAATTGTACGATAGATGTTGATAGTAAAGTGTTAATCCATTAGTATGAGACAAAAGGAAGGGAGATGAGCTAGTGTTAAATTGTtaaattttcacatttttaatttaacttaAGTTGAATCCCAACAAAGAAATGTACCATCAAATCTTCAGTCACTTTGAACCATATACCTATACTATAGGgtatagttttattatttttgtgaaagaaataTAGACTATTAGTAGTTAATAAAACTCTTATATACATAGTAACACACACACGCATATATTTGgaggaaaattgaaaatgatcTCTAGTCCCACACACAGGACTAATAATACATGTGGGTGGTCCTGTCCTGGTAGAGAAGTAAGGGACAAATTCCTGATTCAGGATCGGTTTCaatggtttttcttttttataagtaTATTCATTTGCATTAAAGTTTTGGTGAAATAGGTAGTTTTAAATGAATtgataaggtttttttttttttttgaaagaatgaATTGATAAGGTTAAACAACTTATTTGTGTTTGATAATCTTTTTCagaagcaatttttttttatcaaatatatataatggttaggccattcaaaaaaaaagtatactaATGGTTGGTTTCACTCATATTTTAAGTGTAGAGAAAGAGAGAATTTGGATTTCAAAACTCAAGTTCTCCGATAATGTTTAAAAGTAACTTTTAATTAGAAAAAGATTAGAAAAATCTTATATGTTGAGGTTgtttgttacaatttttttagaaaaaaataatcattttttttatcactttttAAAGCATTGCATCTATTtagtacaaattttaaataaataaaaaaaaaaacagaatcgaagaataataaaaaaaaaacagcttcAAATACAAAGTtactgataattttttttagaggagagagaaaataagaattaaaatgtggtaattttttttttgtttttcaccatcagttgAATCT from Trifolium pratense cultivar HEN17-A07 linkage group LG1, ARS_RC_1.1, whole genome shotgun sequence includes these protein-coding regions:
- the LOC123881408 gene encoding transcription repressor OFP12-like, which gives rise to MPSLFSKQLHLCFFKLKYPTILSQPNPQHTTTTTTTITTSPSQSPPYTFHHFNTTYSHHRDEAEDYFYDDTTELPPPDFASAFASQRFFFSSPGSSKSITETESPFNNTQPCNSLIPKGGFHSPPC